A genomic region of Laspinema palackyanum D2c contains the following coding sequences:
- a CDS encoding glycoside hydrolase family 10 protein, whose amino-acid sequence MEIRGVWMTTTDSQVFRSKEKINEAVAFLAETGFNVVFPVVWTKGFTLYPSRVLKQTFGMEIDPLYQGRDPLAELIEAANSSGIAVIPWFEYGFASSYQSNGGMLLQKKPEWAAKDLSGNLLNKNGFEWMNALHPEVQDFLLKLILEVVQNYPIAGIQGDDRLPAFPREGGYDEFTRNLYRQSFQCDPPSNCQDTQWLKWRADLLTEFLSQLYQQIKAINPRLLVSLSPNIYPWCLNEYLQDSQTWLNRGLTDLMHPQIYRRDFQSYQRVVNQMVKSPCFSEQLPRISPGILIKLGEYRISPEYLLSAIDYNRACGLPGEVLFFYEGLREDDNALAKPLRSRYSSPVPFPTALELNQWIANQPTGRINRRGSGWLDWLKSRF is encoded by the coding sequence ATGGAAATACGCGGCGTTTGGATGACCACTACTGATAGTCAAGTCTTCCGATCCAAAGAAAAAATTAATGAAGCAGTTGCCTTTCTCGCCGAAACGGGATTTAATGTGGTCTTTCCCGTCGTCTGGACCAAAGGATTCACCCTTTATCCCAGTCGAGTTTTAAAGCAGACCTTTGGCATGGAAATCGATCCCCTGTATCAAGGTCGAGACCCTTTAGCTGAACTCATCGAAGCGGCCAACTCATCGGGGATTGCCGTAATTCCCTGGTTTGAATATGGATTCGCTAGTTCCTATCAGTCCAATGGGGGAATGTTGCTGCAAAAAAAACCGGAATGGGCGGCCAAGGACCTGTCAGGAAATCTCCTCAACAAAAATGGGTTTGAGTGGATGAATGCATTGCACCCAGAGGTCCAAGACTTCTTGTTAAAGTTAATCCTGGAAGTGGTCCAAAATTACCCGATCGCAGGCATCCAAGGGGACGATCGCCTCCCCGCATTTCCCCGGGAAGGGGGCTATGATGAATTTACCCGCAACCTTTACCGCCAAAGCTTTCAGTGCGATCCCCCGTCCAATTGTCAAGACACCCAGTGGTTGAAGTGGCGTGCGGATTTACTGACGGAATTTTTATCACAACTCTATCAACAAATTAAAGCGATTAATCCCCGTTTGTTAGTTTCCCTTTCCCCGAATATTTATCCTTGGTGTTTGAATGAGTACCTGCAAGACTCGCAAACCTGGCTAAACCGAGGACTGACGGATTTGATGCATCCTCAGATTTATCGCCGGGATTTTCAGAGTTATCAACGGGTAGTTAATCAGATGGTGAAAAGCCCTTGTTTTTCAGAACAGTTACCGCGAATTTCACCGGGGATTTTGATTAAGTTAGGGGAATATCGGATTAGTCCGGAATATTTGTTAAGCGCGATCGACTACAATCGGGCTTGTGGGCTTCCGGGAGAGGTGTTATTTTTTTATGAGGGGTTACGGGAAGATGATAATGCTTTAGCGAAACCGTTGCGATCGCGCTATAGTAGCCCGGTGCCATTTCCCACTGCTTTAGAGTTAAATCAATGGATTGCGAATCAGCCGACTGGGAGGATAAACCGCCGGGGTTCTGGTTGGTTAGATTGGCTAAAAAGTCGGTTTTAG
- a CDS encoding glycosyltransferase family 4 protein, producing the protein MAVKANQHIALISVHGDPAVEIGKEEAGGQNVYVRQVGEALAQQGWQVDMFTRKANAEDPTVVEHAPNCRTIRLVAGPESFVPRQEIFEYLPTFVEALIQFQQQAGIEYKLVHTNYWLSAWVGMELKKKQGVKQVHVYHSLGAVKYKSIATIPTIATTRLGVEKAVLETAERIVATSPQEQDHIRTLVSQKGTIEVIPCGTDIHRFGSIQKQEARSALGIAPEKKVVLYVGRFDPRKGIETLVRAVARSQSRENANLSLMIAGGSRPGQSDGIERDRIEAIVDELGLREMTYFPGRIGDELLPQYYAAADICVVPSHYEPFGLVAIEAMASRTPVIASDVGGLQFSVKAEETGLLCPPQEDAAFAEAIDRILSNPTWGDRLAEASRQRVENLFSWDGVATQLGELYQELLTETLIEPHLEKAIA; encoded by the coding sequence ATGGCCGTAAAAGCTAACCAACACATTGCCCTAATTTCAGTTCACGGCGACCCTGCCGTAGAAATCGGGAAAGAAGAGGCGGGTGGACAAAACGTTTACGTCCGTCAAGTCGGTGAGGCACTCGCCCAGCAAGGGTGGCAAGTTGATATGTTTACCCGCAAGGCTAATGCAGAAGACCCAACTGTAGTAGAACACGCACCCAATTGCCGCACAATTCGATTAGTGGCGGGTCCAGAATCCTTCGTGCCCAGGCAAGAAATTTTTGAGTATTTACCCACCTTTGTTGAGGCATTGATCCAGTTTCAACAACAAGCGGGAATAGAATATAAATTAGTTCACACCAATTACTGGCTCTCCGCCTGGGTGGGAATGGAACTCAAGAAAAAACAAGGGGTGAAGCAAGTCCATGTTTACCACTCCTTGGGCGCTGTGAAGTATAAATCGATCGCCACTATTCCGACGATCGCCACCACCCGGTTAGGAGTAGAAAAGGCAGTCCTGGAAACTGCAGAACGGATTGTTGCAACCTCTCCCCAGGAACAAGACCATATCCGAACTCTGGTATCTCAGAAGGGGACTATCGAGGTTATTCCCTGTGGGACAGATATCCACCGCTTCGGTTCGATTCAAAAGCAGGAAGCGCGATCGGCCTTGGGAATTGCGCCTGAAAAAAAAGTGGTCTTATATGTGGGTCGGTTTGACCCGCGCAAGGGAATCGAAACCTTAGTTCGCGCTGTGGCGCGATCGCAGTCCCGAGAGAATGCCAACCTGAGTTTAATGATTGCCGGGGGTTCTCGTCCTGGTCAAAGTGATGGCATTGAGCGCGATCGCATTGAGGCGATCGTGGACGAGTTGGGTTTACGGGAGATGACCTATTTCCCGGGACGGATCGGCGATGAGTTGCTGCCGCAGTATTACGCCGCCGCCGATATCTGTGTGGTCCCCAGTCACTATGAACCCTTTGGATTAGTGGCGATCGAAGCAATGGCGAGTCGCACTCCGGTGATTGCCAGTGATGTGGGGGGATTACAATTTAGTGTGAAAGCGGAAGAAACGGGATTACTCTGTCCACCCCAGGAGGATGCCGCATTTGCTGAAGCAATTGATCGGATTCTGTCCAATCCCACCTGGGGCGATCGCCTCGCCGAAGCATCCCGTCAACGGGTGGAAAACCTGTTTAGTTGGGATGGAGTCGCCACACAACTGGGCGAACTTTATCAGGAACTGCTGACAGAGACCCTCATAGAACCCCACCTAGAAAAAGCGATCGCTTAG
- a CDS encoding acyltransferase family protein has product MGEKFYFPKLDAIRGAACFYVLIHNFIYGLYSLDLVPDFVKLIFAAGQEAVIVFFILSGFLVRISLFRHPNLSFWNYLIKRFRRIYFPLIISMLLSMLIVGLNGNLLQRLSGLDILGNFLLLQDFGSVKPGTWFYPFLGNLPLWSLSYEWWFYMMFYPLIHWVVNPTRRIYYILLFSAASYGTYVLLPNQISLICSYFIVGWVGVEMANIFLKDRTFTFKNMRPVLLALLGMVLISAIPLLGESQFKPGYYPFLMFRHFLAALVLLTAGLYWYRNHLIYFNQILGYFSILAPISYGLYIFSYPILVQWGLNANFPKHWAFYGLNLMILIGLAYLTERKWQPAIDRWFK; this is encoded by the coding sequence ATGGGTGAAAAATTTTATTTTCCCAAACTTGATGCCATTCGGGGAGCGGCCTGTTTTTATGTCTTAATTCATAACTTCATTTACGGTTTGTATAGCCTAGACCTAGTTCCAGATTTTGTAAAACTAATATTTGCTGCTGGACAAGAAGCCGTTATTGTTTTTTTTATTTTAAGTGGATTCCTGGTCAGAATTTCCTTGTTCCGTCACCCCAACTTGTCTTTTTGGAACTACTTAATTAAGCGATTTAGAAGAATCTATTTTCCTCTAATAATTTCCATGCTGCTTTCGATGCTAATTGTGGGTTTGAACGGAAACCTACTGCAGAGACTATCTGGACTGGACATTCTGGGTAATTTTCTGTTACTCCAGGATTTTGGGAGCGTGAAGCCCGGGACTTGGTTTTACCCTTTCTTAGGGAACCTACCCCTCTGGTCATTATCTTACGAATGGTGGTTCTACATGATGTTTTATCCGCTCATTCATTGGGTTGTCAATCCCACAAGGCGGATTTACTATATCCTCTTATTTTCCGCAGCTTCTTATGGAACCTATGTACTCTTACCCAATCAAATTTCCTTGATTTGTTCCTATTTTATTGTGGGATGGGTGGGAGTAGAAATGGCAAACATATTTTTAAAAGATAGGACATTTACGTTTAAAAATATGCGACCCGTCTTACTTGCCCTGTTAGGGATGGTGCTGATTTCAGCCATTCCTTTGTTGGGGGAATCTCAATTCAAGCCCGGTTACTATCCTTTTTTAATGTTTCGGCACTTCTTGGCGGCGTTGGTCCTGTTGACGGCTGGGCTATATTGGTATCGTAATCACCTGATTTATTTTAATCAAATCTTGGGCTATTTCTCCATCTTAGCTCCCATTTCTTATGGACTTTATATCTTTAGCTATCCAATTTTAGTTCAATGGGGTTTAAATGCTAATTTCCCGAAACATTGGGCGTTTTATGGATTAAATTTAATGATATTAATTGGCCTTGCTTATCTGACGGAGCGGAAGTGGCAACCGGCGATCGACCGCTGGTTTAAATAA
- a CDS encoding serine hydrolase: MTFFRKDEQLENLGDRILAATWEQFPQLNRNQLAMTWVVYDPPVSVNTGGALSPDAFWDHPVRGFNYRGVERIYPASVVKLFYLVAVYEWMEKEMIQTSPELERAIRDMIVDSSNDATSLVVDVLTGTTSGPELSSGPFETWKHQRNLVNRYFQSLGWPELESINVNHKTWCDGAYGRERVFLGELMENRNMLTTNATARLLHSIVGGVAVSAKATTAMMKLMKRSLEPEDLAEDPENQVTGFLGAGLDRQARIWSKAGLTSTVRHDAAYIELPEQRPYLLVVFTEGKAHSKNEAILPFVSQQVAQAVGSL, encoded by the coding sequence ATGACATTTTTCCGCAAAGACGAGCAACTCGAAAACTTAGGCGATCGCATTTTAGCGGCAACCTGGGAGCAATTCCCCCAATTAAACCGCAACCAACTGGCAATGACTTGGGTGGTTTATGACCCACCCGTTTCGGTGAATACCGGCGGTGCCCTGAGTCCCGATGCGTTTTGGGACCATCCCGTGCGCGGATTTAACTATCGCGGCGTGGAACGGATTTATCCGGCGAGTGTGGTCAAGCTGTTCTATCTCGTCGCGGTTTATGAATGGATGGAAAAAGAGATGATTCAGACTTCCCCGGAGTTAGAACGGGCCATCCGAGATATGATTGTGGACTCCAGCAATGATGCCACGAGTCTGGTGGTGGATGTGCTAACTGGGACTACCAGTGGTCCAGAATTGTCCTCGGGACCGTTTGAAACCTGGAAGCATCAGCGCAATTTAGTCAATCGCTATTTTCAGTCTCTGGGATGGCCGGAATTGGAATCGATTAATGTTAATCACAAAACCTGGTGTGATGGGGCTTATGGTCGGGAGCGGGTTTTCCTGGGAGAGTTAATGGAAAATCGGAATATGCTGACCACCAATGCAACGGCACGCCTGCTGCATAGTATTGTCGGTGGGGTGGCGGTTTCAGCGAAGGCGACCACGGCGATGATGAAGTTAATGAAGCGATCGCTAGAACCCGAGGACCTGGCGGAGGACCCGGAAAATCAAGTCACGGGGTTTTTGGGTGCGGGTCTCGATCGCCAAGCACGGATTTGGTCGAAAGCAGGTTTAACCAGTACAGTGCGCCACGATGCGGCTTATATTGAATTACCGGAACAGCGCCCTTATTTATTGGTGGTCTTTACTGAAGGGAAGGCGCACAGCAAAAATGAAGCCATTTTGCCCTTTGTTTCCCAACAAGTCGCCCAGGCGGTGGGTTCGCTGTAA
- a CDS encoding EAL domain-containing protein, protein MIRRKVKHSAVVILDRENLLNRIASRIRQSLELHEILETTAREIRAFLNTHRVKIYRFEEDGSGEVIAESIQSDRLPSMLGLRFPATDIPVKARELFLTARQRVIVDVASGRKTTEELDFSDNGESISRGGIRYWPVDPCHTEYLTNMGVSSSLSIPILHQQHLWGLLVSHHAKPRRYSEREIEIVQLLVDQMSIAIAQSDLLNRTRNQARDEAVLNKISGLLHSPLDIKKIRQTVLKETVLALRADAGRLYINPDMTGAVAQIYTYGVQPSIAWIEETDCWQQLINKSEQIAPPETKPGTEQKENISPSERASLEGYELDLPSPLNGNRESHSSPHSIVYLHSVSIGNLYKTPAFSPLAFAFQGTKIRSILIVPLKYNKQYLGCLTLFRNEIETETLWAGRNDLDERNQKPRASFEAWREIKKEQTKIWKVEEIKLAESVGTHLYMAVMQRRVENLIRHEASHDRLTGLANRLLFSERLSLALADTQHRAEMLGVIFLDLDGFKTINDTLGHALGDLLLKIVAERLSRSLPEEDMLARWGGDEFTFLINHLSSAEDVAEISNKILKCFQEPFRLEEQDFYVKASLGIALAPYDGEDVETLLKNADAAMYRAKQQGRNNYQLYTPAIGTKACERLLLETSLHKALDRDEFRMYYQPQIDLKTGRIISMEALIRWQHPELGLVPPSEFIPLAEETGLICPIGKWAIEAATRQNYQWQLAGLPPIRMAVNLSARQFHQQNLLQEIAQILRQTKLPPGYLELEITESIAMQDVDLTISLLHGFHEMGIAIALDDFGTGYSSLSSLKHFPLDQLKIDRSFIQEVTTESPDAAIIEAIVTLGHGLNLEVMAEGVETLEQLEFLKSANCDAAQGYLFSKPVPEEIATELYRQSTFSFHLSS, encoded by the coding sequence ATGATTCGTAGAAAAGTCAAACACAGTGCAGTGGTTATATTAGACCGAGAAAATTTATTAAACCGGATTGCGAGTCGGATTCGTCAATCTTTAGAATTACATGAAATTTTAGAAACTACCGCCCGAGAAATTAGAGCTTTTTTAAATACCCATCGGGTAAAAATTTATCGATTTGAAGAAGATGGCAGCGGAGAGGTGATTGCGGAATCGATTCAAAGCGATCGCTTGCCCTCAATGTTGGGACTACGGTTTCCCGCTACGGATATTCCCGTGAAGGCGCGAGAGTTATTTCTAACAGCCCGTCAACGGGTGATCGTCGATGTGGCATCGGGACGCAAAACCACTGAAGAACTCGATTTTTCAGACAATGGAGAAAGTATCAGTCGAGGAGGGATCCGCTATTGGCCCGTAGACCCCTGTCATACGGAATATCTGACTAATATGGGGGTATCTTCTTCTTTATCCATTCCGATTCTCCACCAACAGCATCTGTGGGGATTGTTGGTTTCCCATCATGCTAAACCCAGACGATATTCAGAACGAGAAATTGAAATCGTTCAATTACTCGTGGATCAAATGTCAATTGCGATCGCCCAATCCGATTTGTTAAATCGCACTCGCAACCAAGCTCGCGATGAAGCGGTCCTGAATAAAATTAGCGGATTGCTGCATTCGCCTTTAGACATCAAAAAAATTCGCCAAACTGTTCTAAAAGAAACCGTACTCGCATTACGGGCCGATGCAGGCCGACTTTATATCAATCCAGACATGACGGGGGCAGTGGCTCAAATCTATACTTATGGCGTTCAACCTAGTATTGCTTGGATTGAAGAAACAGACTGTTGGCAACAGTTGATTAACAAGAGTGAGCAAATTGCGCCTCCCGAGACCAAGCCAGGAACTGAGCAGAAGGAAAATATCTCTCCCTCAGAACGGGCCAGCCTTGAGGGATATGAACTCGATTTACCCTCTCCTTTAAACGGAAATAGGGAATCCCACTCCTCCCCCCACTCTATCGTTTATTTGCACAGTGTCAGTATAGGCAATCTTTATAAAACACCAGCTTTCAGCCCCTTGGCCTTCGCTTTTCAAGGGACTAAAATTCGGTCGATTTTGATTGTTCCCTTAAAATATAATAAACAATATTTAGGATGTTTAACCTTGTTCAGAAATGAAATTGAAACGGAAACTTTATGGGCTGGACGAAATGATTTAGACGAACGAAACCAGAAACCTCGGGCTTCTTTTGAAGCGTGGCGAGAGATTAAAAAAGAACAGACCAAAATCTGGAAGGTTGAAGAAATTAAACTGGCTGAATCCGTGGGGACTCATCTCTATATGGCTGTCATGCAAAGGCGAGTTGAAAATTTGATTCGTCACGAAGCCTCTCACGATCGCCTAACCGGGTTAGCTAATCGTCTACTCTTTAGCGAGCGCCTTTCTTTGGCCCTCGCCGATACCCAACACCGGGCGGAAATGCTGGGGGTGATTTTTCTGGATTTAGATGGGTTTAAAACCATTAATGATACCCTGGGTCATGCACTTGGAGATTTGCTCCTCAAAATTGTCGCCGAACGGTTAAGTCGTTCTCTGCCCGAAGAAGATATGCTGGCGCGTTGGGGTGGGGATGAGTTTACGTTTTTAATTAATCATTTGAGCTCCGCTGAGGATGTGGCAGAAATTAGCAACAAAATTTTAAAGTGTTTTCAGGAACCCTTTCGGTTGGAGGAGCAAGATTTTTATGTAAAAGCCAGTTTAGGAATTGCCCTAGCTCCTTACGATGGAGAAGATGTAGAAACCCTGTTGAAAAATGCTGATGCAGCCATGTATCGGGCCAAGCAACAAGGGAGGAACAACTATCAGCTTTACACCCCGGCGATCGGCACGAAAGCCTGTGAAAGACTCCTGTTAGAAACGAGTTTACACAAAGCCTTAGACCGAGATGAGTTCCGGATGTACTATCAACCTCAAATTGATTTAAAAACGGGACGAATTATCAGTATGGAAGCGCTGATTCGCTGGCAGCATCCAGAACTGGGGTTAGTTCCCCCCAGTGAATTTATTCCCCTGGCAGAAGAAACGGGCCTGATCTGTCCCATCGGGAAATGGGCGATCGAAGCCGCTACCCGGCAAAATTACCAGTGGCAGTTAGCCGGACTTCCCCCGATTAGGATGGCGGTGAATTTATCAGCCCGTCAGTTTCATCAACAAAATTTACTGCAAGAAATCGCCCAAATTTTAAGGCAAACCAAACTCCCTCCTGGCTATTTAGAGTTGGAAATCACCGAAAGCATTGCCATGCAGGATGTGGACTTAACCATTTCTCTCTTGCATGGATTCCATGAAATGGGAATCGCCATTGCCTTGGATGATTTTGGCACGGGCTATTCCTCATTATCATCCCTGAAGCATTTTCCTTTAGATCAATTAAAAATTGATCGCTCGTTTATCCAAGAAGTGACCACTGAGTCCCCTGATGCGGCTATTATTGAGGCGATCGTCACCCTCGGGCATGGTTTGAATTTAGAGGTGATGGCTGAAGGGGTGGAAACCTTAGAACAGTTGGAATTTTTGAAGTCGGCAAATTGCGATGCGGCCCAAGGCTATTTATTTAGTAAGCCAGTTCCCGAGGAAATTGCCACCGAACTCTACCGGCAGTCTACATTTTCCTTTCATTTGAGTTCATAG